A genomic segment from Glycine soja cultivar W05 chromosome 20, ASM419377v2, whole genome shotgun sequence encodes:
- the LOC114403414 gene encoding actin-depolymerizing factor-like produces the protein MAFRVGGAGGGNASSGMGVAEHSVNTFLELQRKKVHRYVIFKIDEKKKEVIVEKTGGPAESYDDFTASLPENDCRYAVFDFDFVTSENCQKSKIFFIAWSPSVARIRPKMLYATSKDRFRRELQGIHYEIQATDPTEMDLEVLRERAN, from the exons ATGGCTTTCAGAGTAGGAGGAGCGGGAGGG GGAAATGCCTCTTCTGGCATGGGTGTTGCTGAGCATAGTGTAAACACCTTCCTGGAATTGCAGAGGAAGAAAGTTCATCGCtatgtgatttttaaaattgatgagaaaaagaaagaggttaTCGTTGAAAAAACTGGAGGCCCTGCTGAGAGCTATGATGATTTCACTGCATCCTTGCCTGAAAATGATTGCCGATACGCTGTCTTTGACTTTGATTTTGTGACATCTGAGAACTGCCAAAAGAGCAAAATCTTTTTTATTGCATG GTCTCCTTCAGTGGCCCGCATTCGCCCGAAGATGCTATATGCAACATCCAAGGACAGGTTCAGAAGGGAGCTGCAGGGCATCCATTATGAGATTCAGGCAACAGACCCAACAGAGATGGATCTTGAAGTCCTCAGAGAACGTGCAAACTGA
- the LOC114403120 gene encoding cryptochrome-1-like, giving the protein MGSNRTIVWFRRDLRIEDNPALAAAAKEGSVLPVYIWCPKEEGQFYPGRVSRWWLKQSLAHLDQSLKSLGSRLVLIKTHSTVTALVECVKAIQATKVVFNHLYDPVSLVRDHNIKEKLVEQGISVQSYNGDLLYEPWEVYSESGRAFTTFNAFWKKCLHMQMDIVSVVPPWQLIPAEGKVEECPLEELGLENESEKPSNALLGRAWSPGWRNADKALTEFVEQHLLDYSKKRLKVGGDSTSLLSPYLHFGELSVRKVFQVTRMKQILWTNEGNSAGEESVNLFLRAIGLREYSRYLCFNFPFTHEKALLGHLKFFPWNPDADIFKNWRQGRTGFPLVDAGMRELWATGWIHNRIRVIVSSFAVKMLLLPWKWGMKYFWDTLLDADLESDILGWQYISGGLPDGHELERLDNPEIQGVKFDPEGEYVRQWLPELARMPTEWIHHPWDAPLTVLRAAGVELGQNYPKPIIDIDLARERLTEAIFKMWESEAAAKAAGSEPRDEVVVDNSNSLENLDTRKVVVLGKAPCATISANDQKVPALQDSKNEPPTRKRPKHMVEEGQNQDNSQNHNKDTGMSSIDQDICSTADSSSCKKQCASTSSYSFSVPQQCSSSSNLKWPWQDQTDMEQSSSKDGAM; this is encoded by the exons ATGGGTAGCAACAGGACTATTGTTTGGTTTAGAAGGGACCTTAGAATTGAGGACAATCCTGCATTAGCTGCTGCTGCAAAGGAGGGTTCTGTACTCCCTGTGTATATATGGTGCCCTAAAGAGGAAGGACAGTTTTATCCAGGAAGAGTGTCAAGGTGGTGGCTGAAGCAGTCTCTTGCTCACTTGGATCAATCACTGAAGTCTCTTGGATCCAGACTTGTGCTCATCAAAACCCACAGTACTGTCACGGCTCTCGTGGAGTGCGTAAAGGCCATTCAAGCAACAAAAGTAGTGTTTAACCATCTGTATG ATCCGGTTTCACTTGTCCGTGATCACAACATCAAAGAAAAACTAGTGGAACAAGGCATATCAGTCCAAAGCTACAATGGAGATCTGTTGTATGAGCCATGGGAAGTATATAGCGAGAGTGGACGTGCCTTTACTACCTTTAATGCCTTTTGGAAGAAATGCTTGCACATGCAAATGGATATTGTTTCAGTTGTTCCTCCATGGCAATTAATTCCAGCTGAAG GAAAAGTTGAGGAATGTCCACTGGAGGAGCTTGGTCTtgaaaatgaatcagaaaaaccAAGCAATGCATTACTAGGACGGGCATGGTCGCCGGGTTGGAGAAATGCTGACAAGGCTTTAACAGAATTCGTGGAGCAGCATCTACTAGACTACTCCAAGAAAAGGCTGAAGGTTGGTGGAGACTCCACCTCACTCTTGTCCCCATATCTTCATTTTGGAGAATTGAGTGTGAGGAAAGTTTTTCAAGTGACACGTATGAAGCAAATATTATGGACAAATGAAGGCAACAGTGCTGGTGAAGAGAGTGTAAATCTTTTCCTCAGGGCCATTGGACTTAGGGAGTACTCACGCTATCTTTGTTTCAACTTTCCTTTCACCCATGAGAAAGCACTTCTGGGACACTTAAAGTTTTTTCCTTGGAATCCTGATGCTGATATCTTTAAGAATTGGAGACAAGGTAGGACTGGCTTTCCTTTGGTTGATGCAGGAATGAGAGAACTTTGGGCAACTGGCTGGATTCACAACAGAATAAGAGTAATAGTTTCCAGTTTTGCTGTGAAAATGTTGCTTCTACCCTGGAAATGGGGAATGAAATATTTCTGGGACACACTTCTTGATGCTGACCTTGAAAGTGATATCTTGGGTTGGCAGTATATCTCAGGAGGCTTACCAGATGGCCATGAGCTTGAGCGCTTGGACAATCCGGAG ATTCAAGGGGTTAAATTTGATCCAGAAGGTGAATATGTGAGACAATGGCTACCTGAGTTGGCAAGAATGCCAACTGAGTGGATCCATCATCCTTGGGATGCACCGCTTACTGTTCTTAGAGCAGCAGGAGTTGAGCTGGGTCAAAATTATCCAAAGCCAATAATTGATATAGATTTGGCCAGAGAAAGACTCACTGAAGCTATATTCAAGATGTGGGAATCTGAAGCAGCAGCAAAAGCTGCAGGCTCTGAACCAAGGGATGAAGTTGTTGTAGACAACTCTAACTCTCTTGAAAATTTGGACACTCGAAAAGTTGTCGTTCTGGGAAAGGCTCCATGTGCTACTATTTCAGCTAATGATCAAAAGGTGCCAGCACTTCAGGATTCCAAGAATGAACCGCCTACGCGGAAGAGGCCAAAACATATGGTAGAGGAGGGGCAGAACCAGGATAACTCTCAAAATCATAACAAAGATACTGGCATGTCAAGCATTGACCAAGACATTTGCTCCACAGCTGATTCTTCATCATGTAAGAAGCAGTGTGCCAGTACAAGCTCATATTCATTTTCAGTTCCACAGCAGTGCTCCTCATCTTCTAATCTGAAGTGGCCATGGCAAGATCAGACTGACATGGAGCAGAGTTCAAGCAAAGATG GAGCTATGTGA